The Methanobacteriaceae archaeon genomic interval ATTTTGGAACTTTAAGAACATGAGAAGCATTAAGTATCTCCAGGGCCACTGGAATACCACCTTTATCAAAATCAAGAATAACATCATTATCTAACTCAATAGAAGTATTATACTGATAATCTTGGGAAACATAGATGAATAAACCATCCACCTCCATATCGTATTGATAATCAACTTCAAAATTAGCTCCTCTCATGATGTCTAATCCTCCTTTCAATACTGTGAGTATATATTGTTACTAATAAAATATTTTTGCTTTCATCAATTTTAAAGATAATATAAATATCTTCACTACTTCTATTTGGATGTTCATATAAGACTTTAAAGGTGTCATAACTAGTTTTCCCAATCAAAACAGGCTTCTTATTAACTAATGAATCATAAACAATATCTTGATCAATAAAAGAGCTTCTTTTAGAAAAAGAAAGCATTACATGACGGGACTCTCTAACATTATACTCGTTTATCTCTTTAAGACTGTTTAAAATCTCCCAAACTTGACCAATATCATAATCACGAATCTAAAACACCTCCACATCCAAAGAGTAGCCAGGTTTAATTTTGATATGCA includes:
- a CDS encoding DUF2283 domain-containing protein; this translates as MRGANFEVDYQYDMEVDGLFIYVSQDYQYNTSIELDNDVILDFDKGGIPVALEILNASHVLKVPKYALNGIEEIKMTINVNEKSISLKAGFCVILHNLEQTQLVDTFTSNDIGIPAMETELATA